Sequence from the Corallococcus sp. EGB genome:
CGAGCCGCTCCACCTGGAAGGCATCCAGGTCGCGCGCCGAGTCGGGCATGTCCTTGGTGGCGGGACACTCACCAATGCAGCCATCCCCACCTTCGTTGCCCAGCACGGTGCCCCGGTCATCCCAGACGTAGGTGCCTTCGAAGCGCCGCATCGTGGGAACCCAATACGTGAACCCCACGGAGGACGCATCACGCGTCCGAGGGATGATCGCGGAGAGGACGGAGACGGAACCGTCCTCGCGGTGCACCACCCACAGCGGTGTGCCGTCCCTGCAGCCCAGTATGTCTATGGCCAGTCGATGTATCTGCTCGCGGGGGCAGGCCCCGCGTCGGGACAGCCGGGAGCGACGGCCCCCATCATCGTCTCCGAGCCCATCCTCGACTGGCAGGTCTTCCCGCCCTCCATGGTCCAGTTGGGGATGGCCCTGACCATTCTTCCCGAGAAGGTCCTGCTCGCCGCCGACGTGGTGAACGTGGAGCCGTCGGTGCTCGGGACCTTCCTCAAGGCGCTCGACAAGGTCGAGTTCAAGCGGCTGGGCCTGCTGTTCGACATGCCCTGACCGCCGGAGAGGACCTCCGCGAGGCTGACGGTGCCCGGCACCGCCAGCGGAATGCCAGCGGGCCCCGGCCTTCAGCGCCTACGGGCTGAACATGCCGGTGAGCACGCTGGCGCGGCCTCGAGGCAGCGAGCGCTTGAACGGGCTCGTCGCGAGGTCGGAGCCGGGCTGGTACCAGCTCTGGATCTCCGCGAAGTACGTCTGGCCCGCCTGCAGCACGTCCGGGGGCAGGTACACGCTCTGGAGATCCGTGTGCAGCGCCGCCACGCGCGTCACGGTGGTGGAACCGTTGCTCGTGCCCAGCCGGTAGATGTTCACCACGTAGTTCGTGGCCGTGCCGACCAGTGGCTTCGACCAGCGCAGCGAGGCGTCGATCCCTACGCCCGTGAGGTTCTGGAACGCGCCGCGCGTGTTCACCTGGGGCGCCTGCACCGGCCCGACGAGGGGCTGCACGGGCGCGGCGGTGAACGCGCTCGCCTCTTGATCCACGCGGATGTCCACGCTCATGGTGTAGGGCGCCGCGGTTCCCAGCGCGTAGCTCTTCGTGAAGCCCGCGGCGGCGAGCGCCACCTTCTGCCACGTCGCCGGGAGCGGGTTGTTGTAGGTCATGCTCCCCGTGACGATGTCGGTCCGTTGCGTGTCAGGATTGAGCTTCACGAGCAGTGGCGGCCCGCTGATGGACGCGAGCGCCGAGCTCAGCGCGGCCGGCCGGGCGGACATCCAGATCTCGCTGTACGTGCTGACCGCGCCCGGGTTCACCTGGGTGCGAAGGGCTTCGAAGGCCGAGCGTCTCCAGTCCACCGCGAAGGTGCCTGTCTCGACGGGTTGGGTGAAGGTTCCGCTGACGGTGACGGGCTGGCCCTCCACCTGCGTCATGCTCGTGTCGAGCACCCTGTGCATCGCGCGGTAGGGCACTCCATTCGCGCTCGTCTGCAACCGCATCTGCGCGAGCGAGAACACATCCCCGAGGCCGCTGTCGAGCAGCACCGGGTTGGTCATGTTGGCGTAATCGAAGCTCAGCCCGGAGAGCGACGTGGCGCCCGCCAGGGGGAACCCCGTGGCGCTGCCGGAGATGTAGCCGAACGCGCCCGGGTTCAACGAATACATGTCCAGGAAGTCTCCCGGCTGCCAGGGAGACAGGCCGGTGGCGGACACCGTCACGGGAGTGGGCAGCGTGGGGAAGGTGCCATCGCGGCCCCACTCGGTGGAGCCCAGGTCGAACGCGCGGCCGGTGCTCACCAGGTAGCGCGAGCCCAGCTTCAGGTAGATGCGGCCGGAAGGGACGTTCGGCACGGAGAGGGTGCCGTCCGCGGAGCCCGTGCCCGGATAGGCCGTGAACGCCCCGGTCGTTGAGTCCCGCGTGTAGGCCACCACCGACGTGGCGGACTGGTCGTACGGCTTCGTCTCGTTGCCCGACGTGGCGACGAAGGTGACCGCGCTGGTGCCGGTGACCTGGGTGACCAGGCCTTGGGCGACCTGGGAGGTCGCGTCCGCCGGCATGGAGGCGTCCATCGCCTCGGCCTCGTCGAGTCCCGCGCAGCCGACCCCTGTCATGCCGACCAAAAGCCCGAGGGAAATCAATGACATGTTCATTGTGAAGGCAACCCTTTCGGCGGCGCCCTGGATGGCGCTGCGCAGGGAGATTCATACCGGGCCGGTCTGACGTTTCCGGGAGCGCTTCGGCTCCAACTTTCCCTCGGTGGAATCCTCCGTTACCGAGGCCCGCTGACGAAGGCCTCCCAGTCGTCTGGCTGGACCGTGACGCCCGACCACTTTTGCCAGGCGGTGACCTCCGCCTTCCAGGTCGCGGCGCCTCCTCGCAGCGGGAACGCACGCGTGACCGCGAGCCGATGAACCCGTTCGTGTGCGCGAAGGAGGCGTTGATTGACGGTCTCCACGTCGCCCGGCTTCGAGCGGAGGCGGACTTCCGCCGCGAGCAGGGAACCCGTCCGGCGGTTTCGCGTCCCTTCATCCTCCGGCACGGGTTTCTCGAAGACGCTCCACAACCCCAGCAACGGCGGCTCGCGGCCTTCCAGGAGCGCCGCGTGCAACCGGTCGTGGCCATCCACCACGAGCCACTTCTGCACCAGCGCGAAGTAGAGCAGCAGGACCGGCGGCAGCGTTCCGTCCCGCGCGTGCTTGCGCCATGCCTTCACCCGTCCGTCCCCTTCTATCGACGTGGCACGAAGCTGCATGACTCCGCCGCTGCGCTCCACAAGCTCATCGGACTCCGCCCAGGACCAGGCCTCCGAGCGGAAGGGCTGGGAGCGCAGAGCCCTGTCGAGCGCGCAGGGGGGCTCGGGCAACTCCCCCATTCCTGCGCTGGGCATGCAGGGATAGCCCGATGCTTTTGTCGTGGGAATTGCCTGGAGGGGCCGCAAACACCATCGCCCGGCGTGAAGCAGTGAAGGTGTGGCCTCGTCGAACCGACGGATCCAGGACCGGCTCCACGCCGCCCACCAGCCGGGTGAACCCGGGTCCGGGTAACGCCGGGCCTCCTCCGCGGTGATGGGAGGAATCGCGCCCGTAAGGTTCGCCGGGCCGCGCAACCAGGCACACCCCTCCCACAAGTCATCAACCCGCATCCAGAACAGCGGCTGCCCGCCGTGCATCACGCGCAGAAGGTACGGCCGGGTGGCCTCGACATGGAGCAGGGGCCGCCGCAGCCAGTGTCCCCAGGAGGGAACGGTCAGCAGCAGCCCGGGGCCTCCCACGGGCATCCGCCAATCCGTGTCATCCGCAGTCGCGGCGATTCGTGGCTGCATCGGGCGTCTCCTGGGCCCGACACTACACCCGACGGCGGGCCCGGCCTCCAGGCCCGCCGCGAGGTGCGTTCATCCGCTCAGCGCCAAGTGTCGTTCACGGCCGAGGTGCCCGTGGCCGGCGTCGTCAGGGTGCGGTTGGCGCCGCTCTCCCAGGTGACGTTGTTGGCGGCGTCCATCTTGATGAACTTGTACTCAATCGCCGTGGAGCCCGGCAGTCCGACGGCCGCGCTCCACGTGGGGTAGTTCGCCGGGGACAGCAGGATGGCACTGGCTGGACTCCAGCTCCCCAGCGCGGCGACGTTGCCGACCACGTACACGTTCTGCCCCATCACCGTGCTGGCCGTGACGCTGAACGTGACCGTGGCTCCGCTGGTGGACGTGGTGACGGAGAGCGCGGTGCTCGCCGAGGACGTATTGCCCGCCGCGTCGCGTGCCTTCACCGTGTAGCTATAGGCCGTGTTGGAGGACAGCCCGCTGTCCGTGTAGCTCGTGGACGTGGGCGTGCCCACCTGTGTGCCATTGCGGAACACCAGGTAGCCCGTCACGCCGACGTTGTCCGTGGACGCGGTCCAGCTCAAGGACACCGTCGTCGCGGACTTCGACGGAGACGTCAGGCCAGTGGGCACCGACGGCGCCGTGGTGTCGCTCACCGGCGCGCCTGTCGTGATGACACCCGCGTTGAACGTGGAGGTGCCCGGGGGGAACAGGTAGTTGCTGCCGTTGTTGTTGTCCCACGTGCCGCTGCCGTTGTTGAAGTCCGCCTCCAACTGCTGCACGGAGCCCAGGTTCACCGTGTACTTCGCGTAGCCTGCCACCTCCGCGTCTGGCATGGGCACACCCGGAGGCGTCGTCCACGTGCCGCCCGCCGGCCGGTAGTGGATGTACGGCGTGGCGAAGCCCTTCTTGTAATAGACCGTCGTCGTGTACCCCAGGCCGGTGGTGACGGAGAGCGCCGCGCTGGCGACACTGGTGTTGCCCGCCGCGTCGCGAGCCTTCACGGTGTAGCTGTATGTCGTGCTCGAGGACAGCCCCGTGTCCGTGTACGTCGTCGCCGTGGGCGCAGCGACCTGGGTGCCATTGCGGAACACGAGGTAATCACTCACACCGTAGTTGTCCGTGGCGGCCGTCCAGCTCAGCACGACCGAAGAACTGGTGACACCTGAAGCAGAGAGCCCCGCGGGCGCGGACGGAGCCGTGGTGTCCGGGGGCAGGGTGGTGACGGAGAGCGCGCTGCTCGCCGCGGAGGTATTTCCCGCCGCGTCCCGAGCCTTCACCGTATAGCTATACGCCGTGCCCGCCGTGAGCCCGCTGTCCGTGTAGCTCGTCGTGGAAGGCGAGCCCACCTGCGTGCCATTGCGGAACACCTGGTAGCCCGTCACGCCCACGTTGTCCGTGGAGGCCGTCCACGTCAGCGTCACCGAACGGTCCGTGCGCGTCGCCGCGAGCCCCGTGGGCACCGACGGCGCCGTGGTGTCCACGCGCAGGAACGGATAGGTGCCCACCACCGAGCCGTTGAGGTCCTCGATGTACTTGCCGCCCTCCAGCCGGTACCTCCCCGCGCCCACGTACACGGATTGGAGCTCGCTGCGGGTCACGTTGCCGCGCGCGTCGGTTGCCTCGACGTAGTAGTCGAGCACCTGGTCGCGATAGGCGCCCAGGTACACGTAATAGAGGTCGCCAATCTCCTGCGCGGCCACCTTCTGCATCACCGGCAGGTGCGCCGGCTGCCACGCCACGCCGTTCATCACCGGCCGCAACTCACGGCGCTGGAGCGGGTAATCCACCCACGCGCCCACGCGCGACGGGTCGATGTTCGGCACGCCCGAGGCCTTCAGCGCCACCGGATCGTAGACGCGGGGCGTGTTGTCCAACGGGTCGATGCTCTTCGCCGTGTGCACGCGCACGCGCGCCTTGATGCTGGCGATGCCGCTCACGTCGAACGCATAGGTATACAGCGCGAAGTTGTTGTCGAAGTGGTGCAGCGTCCACCCCTCCGACTTGTCGGTGTTGGCGCTGCCCGGGTTGTATGGCCAGCGCTGCGGCCACCAGATGGAAGGACCCGTGCGGTCCTGCGCCAGCTGGTCCTGCACGTACGGCTTGGAGAAGGAGAGGGACTGGTTGAAGGACAGCGTGGGCTTCACGTTGTCGTCCACGTTCTCGTCGTAGTAGCCGAAGCCGGAGTCCATGGCCGGCAGGAGGAAGTACCAGGCCAGCTCCGCGGGGTTCGCGCCGCCCGCCCAGTCATTCGCCGCGTCGCCCTTCACCGGGAAGGACAGCATCCACGGGTTGAGCTGGTTGCCCGCGTAGGTGACCTGCGAGTCCAGCGCCGTGGTGGGCTTCCAGTGGTTGGGGTGCGCGTCCAGCCAGACCTGCTCGGCCGTCTTCGCGTAGTTGAGCGCGGCCTGGAGCAGCGCGAAGTTGCGCTCCAGGTAGTGCCAGCCGTGCTCCAGCGACACCGTCATCCCCTCCTGCACGCCGCTCAGGTTCGTCTTGGGCGCCAGGTTGAGGCCGGTGGCGGAGTTGAAGTCGGGGAACTGCCCCTTCCAGATGCCGAACGGCAGCCGCCAGTGGTGCCACTGCGGGTCGGACGACGAGTCGCGCGTGTCCACCCAGGACCCGTCCTGCACGTGCACCACGTCCGTGGTCGCGGGCGTGTTGTTGACCAGGTACTCGTCGATGCCCAGGCACTGCACGCCGCCGGTGCAGGTGACGGCGCGGCCGTTGAGCCACGTGTCGAGCGACCCCGCGCGCCCGCCGGAGTTGTCGCCGTCATGCGCGAGCACGAAGAACTGCTTCTGGGGCGTGAGCCCCTCGAAGTTGCGCAGCCCCACCACGTCCACGGTGGCCTGCCCCTCCCAGCCCTCCAGCCAGGAGCCGTTCTGGTTGACCGGGATGCCCACGACGCGCGACTCGGCGCCCGTGGCCGGGTCCACGGCGCGCACCCAGTGCGGCGTGGAGGCGAAGGGATACTTGTTGCGGATGACCTGCTGCTCGTGCGCCATGGCCTCGCTCACCCACGCGCCCACCGTGCTGGTGTTCTGGAGGTCCGCGCGGTTGGGCGGCGACACCAGCGTGTCCGAGCCCGGGTCGTTGAGGAACGGGTAGTCCTTCAGCGTGCGGGAGAAGTGGTTGTCTCCAATGACGGCCCACTTCACGCCCAGCTTCGCCAGCGTGGGGATGAGCCGCTCGCTGAAGCCCAGCTCCGTGGGGAAGAAGCCCTTGGAGGACGTGAAGCCCGTGCCCAGGAAGTACGACTGGGACAGCGTGGCGTTCTGGTAGATGAGGTCCTTGAGGAAGTAGTCCGGCCCCACCAGCGGCCCCATGGAGTGGTGGCCCGTGAAGTGGATGAGGTCCAGCGTGCGGTTGCCCGCGGGCGTGCGCAGGGTGGTGTACCGGTCCCTCCAGGTCGCGCCCCAGCTGGCGTTGTCGTAGCCGGACACGTTGCGGCGGGTGACCAGGTCGTTGACGTTGTTCACCACCGCGCCGGACATGGTGACGTGAACCTGTCCCGTGGAGGCATTCGTCTTCATGTCCGCGGCGACGTCCGGCGGCCAGAACTGATACGCGCCCACCTTCGCGTGGTGCGAGTAGTACGTCACCAGGTCGTCGTGCGGCATGGGCGCGCCCGACGGCAGGAAATAGGTGTAGTTGGACGGGGGCGACTGTTTGATCTGGATGACCTGCCCGTCATACGCGTAGCGGATGGGGCCGCCCACCGGCGTCGCGTTGTATTGGGTCAGGTCGTAGTACGCCCAGAAGTTGGGCATGTGATTGTGATACACGTGCGCGGCGGCGATCTGCGCCCGCGCCGGCTGCGCGTGTATCAGGATGACGGCGAACACCGCGAGCAAGGCCAGTTGCGGCTGTCTTTTCATGGGCGTCCTCACCGGGCGAGAGGTGCCGCCCGGTGGGCGCTGCTTACTGGCGTTTGATGCAAGATTTCCCGTGTAAACTGGGAATGACAATCTGTTAATGCGTACTGCATCGCGTCAGGCTTTCGGGAAAGGCTGTCGTTGACAGAGGGGAAGCGGGCCCGGACAGTCGGGTGCGCCATGGCCACCTATCCCGCGTCAGCCCGTGAAGCCTTTGTCCAGTTGCGTACGCTTTCGGAGGCGTTGTCCCGGCCGGAGGAGCGCCCGCGGGCACTGGCGGAGCTGCGCGAGCTGGCGGAGCTGGCTCGGAACCAGCCGGAGGGGGCGCCGCTGCGGCTGGCGTCGGTGGTGGTGGCGGTGGGCGCGTCCCAGGAGCGGCTGGAGCTCTTGATTCCGCCGTCCATCTTCGCGCCCGAGGCGTGGGCCTTCACGTTCCTGGAGGGGCTCTTGAAGGTCCCCCTGGACGAGTACGCCGGCAAGCACCTGGTGGAGGTGGGCTCCGGCTCCGGGTGGATCTGCATCGCGCTGGCGAAGTTCACGGGGCTCCAGCGCATCCGCGGGCTGGACCTGAACCCGCAGGCCCCGGCGGTGGGGCTGTGCAATGCGTGGCTCAACGGCGACGAGCAGCTGGTGTCGCGGCTGTCGTTCGGGGAGAGCGACCTGCTGTTGAGCCTGCCGCAGACTCCCACGTGGGACTTCATCGTCGGGTGCATCCCGCAGGTGCTGCGCGGTGACGAGCTGCCCGCGGAGCTGGCGCAGGCGGATGAGCAGGCGCTGTTGGACCTGTCCAACTACACCTCGTTGCAGAACGTCTACGAGGACCACTTCGGCCTGGGGCTCATCGCGCGGCTGCTCAATGAGGCGCCGGAGCGGCTGCTGCCGGGAGGGCGGCTGCTCTTGAACCTGGCGGGCCGTCCGGGGCGCGCCATCATCGCGCGGATGTTCACCCGGCGCGGCTTCACGACCCGGGTGCGCGTGGCGCGGCGGGTGATGCAGGCGGCGGACACGGACATCCGCCCGCTGGTGTCGCTGGAGCAGCGCACCGGGCGCGAGTTCGAGTTCTTCATGGAGGCCCACAGCCCGGAGCCCCTGCGCGCGGCGACGGCGCTGGGCTGGCTCCAGGCGGGTCACCCCATCTGGCACGAGGTGGCGGTGTGGGAGGCGCACCTGTCGCTGCCCCGGGAGACGCTGGCCCTGCGCTCCTCCCTGCGCTCGCTGGGCATCGCGGCGCTCCAGGAGGAGTTGGATCTGGGGGCGGCGTCCGCGGAGCAGCTGGGGTTCGTCACGGCGCTCGCGGAGCGGCTGTCGCAGGCGCCGTACCTGCCCTACGCGCACGAGGCCGGAGACGCGTCCTTCCGCAGGCTGGTGGCGCGCTACCTGGACCGCCACTTCGGCCTGAGGTTGTCGGAGGACTCGGTGTTCGTCGCGCCCGAGCGCGAGCAGGCCGTCTATTCCTTCCTGCTCGCCACGTGCGACCCCGGGGACGCGGTGCTGGTGTCGCGCAGCCTGCATCCGCTCTATGCCCGCGCGCTGGACAAGGCGGGCGTGCGCGCCACCGTGACGCACGACACGCTGGGGGAGATCCGCCGCCTGCTGACGGCCTTCGACGTGAAGGCGGTGCTCCTGACGGTGGAGCCGGGCGAGCGCACCAACCTGGCGGTGCTGCGCGACATCGTGACGGAGGCCGCGCGGCGGGGCATCTGGGTAGTGCTGGACGAGAGCGCCTTCTTCAACATCACCGGGGAGGTGGAGCCGCGCACCCTCTTCGAGTTCCTCGCGCGGACGCCGCACGCGCCCAACCTGGTCATCTTGTACGGCCTCATCAAGAACGCCGTGTGGCCGGACCTGGAGCTGACGTTGCTGCTGCCCGTGCCGGAGCGGCTGCGCGCGGACCTGGAGGTGGCGGCGGAGGTGACGTACTCGCGCATCAGCGTCCTGGCGGAGTGGTTCTACGAGCGCACCTTCTCCGAGCTGCTCGCCTTCCGCATGGCCTTCGCGGAGCCGGAGCCGCCCTCGCCGCACCGGGTGCCGGAGGTGCCGTTGCCGCGCTCGCAGCGCATCGCGAAGCTGGAGGCGCTGCCGGCGTTCGCGCCGAAGTTCTTCCGCGAGGACGACCCGGAGCTCGTGCGCCTGGACTACGGCGAGAACGAGGGCCCGCTGCCGCTGCCGCTGGTGGAGGGGCTCATCGCGGCGGGCGTGGCGCCGCGCTCGGAGGGAGCGCAGACGGGGCTGTCGGAGGCCGTGGCGGCCTTCCTGCTGGAGACGCGAGGGGCCCGCTATGCCCCCGAGGACGTCGTGGTGGCTCCCGGTGTCTGGCCGCTCATGCACCATCTGGGCGTGGCGCTGCGCCAGCGGTTGGGGCGGGCGCCGCGTGTGTTCCTGGTGACGCCCTGTTACGGCGTGCTCGCGCCCACGTTCCTCGCTGCGGGGTGCGAGGTGGAGACCGGGCCGGTGGGCACGCTCCTGTCGCGCCGGTCGCGGGGAGGGCCGCCGGATGCGGTGGTGTTGTCTCAGCCGGCGAACCCCACGGGACACTACCTGTCGCACGAGGAGCTGATGGCGCTGGCGACGTTCGTGGTGGAGCAGCGCTGCCTCTGGATATCGGATGAAATCTTCGGCCTGGTGAACCTCACCAACCCCACGGCGGAGACGGTGCACAGCCCGGTGACGCTGGAGGGCGCGGTACCCGGCATCGGCGCGCGGACGGTGCTGCTGGGCGGACTGTCGAAGGAGTTCGCGGCCGGAGGCCTGCGGGTGGGCTGGGTGGCCACGAAGGACCGGGCGCTGGTGACGGCGCTGCGAGACAGCGCCCCGGGCGTGCTGCACACGCCCACTGCGCGAGCGGCGGCATACCTGTACGCGGCCCATGCGCGCGGACCGGATGGACAGCTGCTCTACGTCGCGAGGCACAAGGCGCTGAGGAGCTATCTGGCGCGGATGCGGCGCGACCTGGCGGAGAAGCGGGCCTTGATCGCGGAGGCCCTGCCCGACGACGGCCGCGCGGAGGCCACGGAGGTGGGTGGCCTGTTCGTCGCGCCGAGGATGACGGCGTGGCTGGGGCGCTCGATGGAGGGAGTGAAGCTCACGCCGGACAACCTGCCGCGCATCATCTACGAGCACACCCACGTGGTGCTCAACGGCGGCGCGTGGTGCGGCGACCCGGAGCGTGTGCGCGCGGTGTTCTCGATTCCCCGGGAGAAGCTGTTGAAGGCCCGCGACCGCCTGCGGGCCTTCGGTCAGCGGCTGCGCTGACGGGGGCTGCGTGGCGTCAAGGCATGACCCTGCTGCCGGGGCGGCGTAAGCCAAACCTGTCCGACAGTCGGACAGGTCTCCGCCTCCTGGGCGGAGCGGGTGCTCCCCGCCGCGATTCTCCAAACCTGTCGGACGGTCCGACAGGTCTCCGGTACCTGGCTGGGCGAAGCGGCAACTCCCAGTCGCGCTGGCCCGGGCTTGTCCGACAGTCGGACAGGTTTCCGAGGCTCGGATGAAACGGGGCGCATCCCGACCGCGCGGTTCCGAACCTGTCCGACAGGTTTCTGCGGCTGGAATAGAAACGGGAGCATCCCAGCCGCACCCGTTCCGAACTTGTCCGACGGTTGGACCGGTTTCCGCTACCGCGACGAAGCGGATGCTCTCGGCCTCGCCGTTCCAACCGTGTCCGACAGTCGGACAGGTCTCCGCCTCCCGGACGCGGACGCCTCCGGCCACAGCGTTCCGAACTTGTCCGACAGTCGGTCAGGTTTTCGCCGCCTGGCCGATACGGGAGCGTTCCGGCCGCAGGGTCCCGAACTTGTTCGACAGTCGGACAGGGGTTCGCCGCCGGCCCGAACCGGGCCGCTCCCGCCGTGCCTTTCAAACATGTCGGACAGTCAGACAAGTTTCGGCGTCCGGGCCGAGGCGGGCCGTTCCCGGCCTCATCGTTCCGAACCTGTCGGACAGTCAGACAGGTTTCGGCCTCCCGGCCGAAATGAGCCGCTCCCAGCCGTACCGTTCCGAACTTGTCGGACAGTCGGACAGGTTTCGGCCTCCCGGCCGAAATGAGCCGCTCCCAGCCGTACCGTTCCGAACCTGAAGGATCCCCTCATTTAGCGAGTTGATCAGCATACGGTCGCTCGCTAGCTGAGTGCGATGGAGCTGGCAGTCGGGCAAAGAGGCAGCCACCATGAGTCGCAAGGTGGCGATCGACGAAGAGCAGGTGCGGGCGTTTCTGACGGAGGTTTTCGAGGACGACCTGCACGTCAAACGACTCCTGTCCCTGTCGCACGCGACGCTGGGGGCGGTGCAGGCGGCGAGCCTGTCGGTGGCGGCCATCGGCAAGGCGATGGCGTGGGCGCGTGGAGAGGACGTCACGTCCAAGCACGCGGTGAAGCAGGTGGACCGACTGCTATCGAATGGGGGCTTCGACGTCTGGAAGCTTTTCGCGTCCTGGGTGCCCTTCGTGCTGGCGGAGCGGACCGAGGCGGTCATCTCGCTGGACTGGACGGACTTCGAGCAGGACGACCAGGAGACGCTCGTGGCCAGCCTCATCACCCAGCATGGGCGGGCCACGCCGCTCTTGTGGACGACGCTGGTGAAGTCCGCCTCCGTGGGCAACCGGCAGCTGGTGGAGGACCAGACGCTTCAGCGCCTGCGCGAGGTGATTGCCTCGCAGGTGAAGGTGACGGTGGTCGCGGACCGGGGCTTCGCGGATGCGAAGTTCTATGCGCTCTTGCGGCAACTGGGCTTCGAGTACGTGGTGCGTTTCCGTGCGGATGTGCTCGTCACGTCCGAGGATGAGGTGACGAAGCGCGCGGCCGAGTGGGTCCCGGAAGGCGGACGCGCGAAGGTGCTCCGAGGCGCACGC
This genomic interval carries:
- a CDS encoding ABC transporter substrate-binding protein, with product MNMSLISLGLLVGMTGVGCAGLDEAEAMDASMPADATSQVAQGLVTQVTGTSAVTFVATSGNETKPYDQSATSVVAYTRDSTTGAFTAYPGTGSADGTLSVPNVPSGRIYLKLGSRYLVSTGRAFDLGSTEWGRDGTFPTLPTPVTVSATGLSPWQPGDFLDMYSLNPGAFGYISGSATGFPLAGATSLSGLSFDYANMTNPVLLDSGLGDVFSLAQMRLQTSANGVPYRAMHRVLDTSMTQVEGQPVTVSGTFTQPVETGTFAVDWRRSAFEALRTQVNPGAVSTYSEIWMSARPAALSSALASISGPPLLVKLNPDTQRTDIVTGSMTYNNPLPATWQKVALAAAGFTKSYALGTAAPYTMSVDIRVDQEASAFTAAPVQPLVGPVQAPQVNTRGAFQNLTGVGIDASLRWSKPLVGTATNYVVNIYRLGTSNGSTTVTRVAALHTDLQSVYLPPDVLQAGQTYFAEIQSWYQPGSDLATSPFKRSLPRGRASVLTGMFSP
- a CDS encoding aminotransferase class I/II-fold pyridoxal phosphate-dependent enzyme, which encodes MATYPASAREAFVQLRTLSEALSRPEERPRALAELRELAELARNQPEGAPLRLASVVVAVGASQERLELLIPPSIFAPEAWAFTFLEGLLKVPLDEYAGKHLVEVGSGSGWICIALAKFTGLQRIRGLDLNPQAPAVGLCNAWLNGDEQLVSRLSFGESDLLLSLPQTPTWDFIVGCIPQVLRGDELPAELAQADEQALLDLSNYTSLQNVYEDHFGLGLIARLLNEAPERLLPGGRLLLNLAGRPGRAIIARMFTRRGFTTRVRVARRVMQAADTDIRPLVSLEQRTGREFEFFMEAHSPEPLRAATALGWLQAGHPIWHEVAVWEAHLSLPRETLALRSSLRSLGIAALQEELDLGAASAEQLGFVTALAERLSQAPYLPYAHEAGDASFRRLVARYLDRHFGLRLSEDSVFVAPEREQAVYSFLLATCDPGDAVLVSRSLHPLYARALDKAGVRATVTHDTLGEIRRLLTAFDVKAVLLTVEPGERTNLAVLRDIVTEAARRGIWVVLDESAFFNITGEVEPRTLFEFLARTPHAPNLVILYGLIKNAVWPDLELTLLLPVPERLRADLEVAAEVTYSRISVLAEWFYERTFSELLAFRMAFAEPEPPSPHRVPEVPLPRSQRIAKLEALPAFAPKFFREDDPELVRLDYGENEGPLPLPLVEGLIAAGVAPRSEGAQTGLSEAVAAFLLETRGARYAPEDVVVAPGVWPLMHHLGVALRQRLGRAPRVFLVTPCYGVLAPTFLAAGCEVETGPVGTLLSRRSRGGPPDAVVLSQPANPTGHYLSHEELMALATFVVEQRCLWISDEIFGLVNLTNPTAETVHSPVTLEGAVPGIGARTVLLGGLSKEFAAGGLRVGWVATKDRALVTALRDSAPGVLHTPTARAAAYLYAAHARGPDGQLLYVARHKALRSYLARMRRDLAEKRALIAEALPDDGRAEATEVGGLFVAPRMTAWLGRSMEGVKLTPDNLPRIIYEHTHVVLNGGAWCGDPERVRAVFSIPREKLLKARDRLRAFGQRLR
- a CDS encoding carbohydrate binding domain-containing protein, coding for MKRQPQLALLAVFAVILIHAQPARAQIAAAHVYHNHMPNFWAYYDLTQYNATPVGGPIRYAYDGQVIQIKQSPPSNYTYFLPSGAPMPHDDLVTYYSHHAKVGAYQFWPPDVAADMKTNASTGQVHVTMSGAVVNNVNDLVTRRNVSGYDNASWGATWRDRYTTLRTPAGNRTLDLIHFTGHHSMGPLVGPDYFLKDLIYQNATLSQSYFLGTGFTSSKGFFPTELGFSERLIPTLAKLGVKWAVIGDNHFSRTLKDYPFLNDPGSDTLVSPPNRADLQNTSTVGAWVSEAMAHEQQVIRNKYPFASTPHWVRAVDPATGAESRVVGIPVNQNGSWLEGWEGQATVDVVGLRNFEGLTPQKQFFVLAHDGDNSGGRAGSLDTWLNGRAVTCTGGVQCLGIDEYLVNNTPATTDVVHVQDGSWVDTRDSSSDPQWHHWRLPFGIWKGQFPDFNSATGLNLAPKTNLSGVQEGMTVSLEHGWHYLERNFALLQAALNYAKTAEQVWLDAHPNHWKPTTALDSQVTYAGNQLNPWMLSFPVKGDAANDWAGGANPAELAWYFLLPAMDSGFGYYDENVDDNVKPTLSFNQSLSFSKPYVQDQLAQDRTGPSIWWPQRWPYNPGSANTDKSEGWTLHHFDNNFALYTYAFDVSGIASIKARVRVHTAKSIDPLDNTPRVYDPVALKASGVPNIDPSRVGAWVDYPLQRRELRPVMNGVAWQPAHLPVMQKVAAQEIGDLYYVYLGAYRDQVLDYYVEATDARGNVTRSELQSVYVGAGRYRLEGGKYIEDLNGSVVGTYPFLRVDTTAPSVPTGLAATRTDRSVTLTWTASTDNVGVTGYQVFRNGTQVGSPSTTSYTDSGLTAGTAYSYTVKARDAAGNTSAASSALSVTTLPPDTTAPSAPAGLSASGVTSSSVVLSWTAATDNYGVSDYLVFRNGTQVAAPTATTYTDTGLSSSTTYSYTVKARDAAGNTSVASAALSVTTGLGYTTTVYYKKGFATPYIHYRPAGGTWTTPPGVPMPDAEVAGYAKYTVNLGSVQQLEADFNNGSGTWDNNNGSNYLFPPGTSTFNAGVITTGAPVSDTTAPSVPTGLTSPSKSATTVSLSWTASTDNVGVTGYLVFRNGTQVGTPTSTSYTDSGLSSNTAYSYTVKARDAAGNTSSASTALSVTTSTSGATVTFSVTASTVMGQNVYVVGNVAALGSWSPASAILLSPANYPTWSAAVGLPGSTAIEYKFIKMDAANNVTWESGANRTLTTPATGTSAVNDTWR
- a CDS encoding IS4 family transposase; translation: MSRKVAIDEEQVRAFLTEVFEDDLHVKRLLSLSHATLGAVQAASLSVAAIGKAMAWARGEDVTSKHAVKQVDRLLSNGGFDVWKLFASWVPFVLAERTEAVISLDWTDFEQDDQETLVASLITQHGRATPLLWTTLVKSASVGNRQLVEDQTLQRLREVIASQVKVTVVADRGFADAKFYALLRQLGFEYVVRFRADVLVTSEDEVTKRAAEWVPEGGRAKVLRGARVTTSMAQAGAVVCVKRKGMKDSWCLATSRTDATAQQVLDVYARRFTIEETFRDVKDLKFGMGLKQVRVKTPERRDRLLLISALAQVLLTLLGAAGEALGYDKHLKVNTVKRRTHSLFTQGTYYFMAMPRMSDERLRPLVERFGQLVREHSVFREAFGLI